One genomic region from Armatimonadota bacterium encodes:
- a CDS encoding ABC transporter ATP-binding protein, with protein MGKVIVQALKPTWLKIERGKFVVILGPSGSGKTTVLNLIGGIDRPTEGRVLFEGRDLTEMTEDEITEYRRKCVGFVFQFFNLIPTLTARENVEFVAELVENPADVMEVLSEVGLADRADHFPSELSGGEQQRVAIARALVKNPPLLLADEPTGNLDYETGKHILSLMRKINQSRGITVVIVTHNSAVAEIADRAVFLRSGEIVKTKVNEHPLDPEELKW; from the coding sequence ATGGGTAAAGTAATCGTCCAAGCGCTCAAGCCAACGTGGCTGAAAATCGAACGCGGCAAGTTTGTTGTGATACTTGGGCCAAGCGGGTCTGGAAAAACCACTGTGCTGAACTTGATTGGCGGAATTGACAGACCTACTGAAGGCCGCGTACTGTTTGAAGGCCGGGACCTAACCGAAATGACCGAAGACGAAATTACTGAATACAGACGCAAATGCGTTGGTTTTGTCTTTCAATTTTTCAATCTTATACCAACTTTGACTGCAAGAGAGAATGTTGAGTTTGTAGCCGAATTAGTAGAAAACCCAGCCGACGTAATGGAAGTACTGAGTGAAGTTGGTCTTGCTGACCGTGCCGACCATTTTCCTAGCGAGCTATCGGGCGGCGAGCAGCAGAGAGTTGCGATTGCCAGGGCGCTCGTAAAAAACCCCCCTCTTCTTTTAGCAGACGAACCCACAGGAAATCTTGACTACGAAACAGGCAAACACATACTGTCATTGATGCGCAAGATTAACCAATCTAGGGGAATTACTGTAGTGATTGTTACACACAATTCAGCAGTAGCTGAAATAGCCGACCGTGCGGTATTTCTTAGAAGTGGCGAGATAGTCAAAACCAAAGTGAATGAACATCCCTTGGACCCAGAAGAACTGAAATGGTAA
- a CDS encoding ABC transporter permease: MVISKLTLKLIRDIRFSPWLFLGIMVMVASGIALYDATYLSYYNLGRSYNLSYEKLNLADFTVDVQSAPQEITNQIKRIPGVMRIEGRFIEELGIEQKLSAKRVIGRIVSIPDKGQPAVNTLKIIRGHMPALGNKRELLLEAGFAKYHGYKPGDVIYPIVDDDKVKFRISGIAMSPEYIVVVRSRDNPIPMPEQFGVMFIRKEIVDRLFGSSGTINQVAVKIFPGANRSKIMRQVEQVLRPYGAEEPLPKENQPSYEMLNLDLRALRNLAIFFPVLFLGMASLSIYNLLSRMVYAQRPQIGFMRATGYSRKAVLRHYVAFSLLIGILGSLFGSLLGYRMGEYITNLDVSQLSVPYVDIQPRFEVMMIGFLISIIVSLLAGLVPALTASQMTPAEAIRPEIPMAGRVPIFENLLPALKQLSYTWRLPLRNLLRRPKRTISTILGVASSITLILVTLGLIDSSKALVSFYFDRLLKYNLLVGFVTIQNESPLGLVRTWKGVERAEPFLQVPVKFIHNGNHKFGLIFGVDPNTRLLNPISFEGKRISVPKKGILVGDLLAIKLNLTPGQYVTITLPKKTTPQLPISEEGGVQVSRFRNDVFSRSRGLQEITFKTLVPVVNRSFQPIGNIAIMSIFETRHIFGKELELPLHAINAILIKADDRYVSAIQRRLYDLPNAASVANLKDMRYEINEMMKTLNIFTDVMLMFAIALASIIIFNATTMNILERTREFASMRALGVGSWKIAAMVTIENLSTWVAGTIIGLPIGRQLADYFVKLYTSEAFHMQTVIFSRTYAWTLVGILAAVLISQIPGIRYLMTLDLASATKEVSG, encoded by the coding sequence ATGGTAATTAGCAAGCTCACCTTAAAACTAATTCGCGACATACGCTTCTCTCCGTGGCTTTTTCTGGGAATTATGGTTATGGTCGCTTCAGGAATTGCCCTCTACGATGCAACATACCTTTCGTACTACAACCTAGGTCGCTCGTATAATCTCTCCTACGAAAAGCTAAACCTGGCTGACTTCACTGTTGATGTTCAATCTGCGCCCCAAGAAATTACTAACCAAATTAAACGCATTCCAGGTGTGATGCGCATAGAGGGACGTTTTATCGAAGAATTGGGAATAGAACAAAAGCTATCTGCGAAGCGCGTAATCGGGCGAATCGTGTCAATTCCAGACAAAGGTCAACCAGCGGTCAATACTCTCAAAATCATCAGAGGCCACATGCCCGCGCTTGGCAATAAGAGGGAACTACTGCTCGAAGCAGGGTTTGCAAAATATCATGGGTACAAGCCTGGCGATGTAATTTATCCGATTGTGGATGACGATAAAGTAAAGTTCCGCATATCTGGAATTGCTATGAGCCCTGAATATATTGTCGTCGTTCGAAGCAGGGACAATCCAATACCGATGCCCGAACAATTTGGAGTAATGTTTATACGAAAGGAGATTGTTGACCGTCTGTTTGGAAGCTCTGGAACTATAAACCAAGTGGCTGTCAAAATTTTTCCAGGTGCCAATAGGTCCAAAATCATGCGGCAAGTTGAGCAGGTTCTCCGACCTTATGGAGCCGAGGAACCGCTTCCTAAGGAAAATCAACCAAGCTACGAAATGCTTAACCTTGACCTTCGTGCTCTCCGCAACCTAGCCATATTTTTCCCAGTGCTCTTTCTTGGGATGGCAAGCCTTAGCATATACAATCTGCTCAGCCGGATGGTTTACGCGCAAAGGCCACAAATTGGGTTTATGCGAGCAACAGGATACTCAAGAAAGGCTGTGCTTAGGCATTACGTTGCTTTTTCGCTATTAATAGGCATTCTTGGTTCATTATTTGGCAGCTTATTAGGCTACCGTATGGGCGAATATATTACAAACCTTGATGTGTCACAGCTTAGCGTACCATATGTTGATATCCAACCGCGCTTCGAAGTAATGATGATTGGATTTTTGATATCTATCATAGTAAGTTTGCTTGCTGGGCTAGTTCCAGCCCTCACGGCATCGCAAATGACACCTGCAGAGGCCATCCGCCCTGAAATTCCAATGGCGGGCAGAGTACCTATTTTTGAAAACCTCCTACCAGCCCTCAAGCAGCTTTCTTATACCTGGCGCCTCCCATTACGCAATCTCCTAAGAAGACCAAAGCGCACAATATCAACGATTCTAGGTGTTGCTTCATCAATTACACTTATCCTTGTGACTTTGGGATTAATAGATTCTTCAAAAGCGCTGGTAAGCTTCTACTTTGACCGCTTGCTAAAGTACAACTTGCTAGTCGGTTTTGTCACTATACAAAATGAGTCTCCGCTGGGCTTAGTTCGAACGTGGAAAGGTGTTGAGCGAGCAGAACCATTTCTGCAAGTACCGGTTAAATTCATACACAATGGCAATCACAAGTTCGGACTCATCTTTGGGGTTGATCCAAATACCCGCCTGCTGAATCCCATATCTTTTGAAGGCAAGCGAATATCTGTGCCAAAGAAAGGCATACTCGTCGGGGACTTGCTTGCAATAAAATTAAATTTAACACCCGGCCAATACGTAACCATTACACTTCCAAAGAAGACCACCCCCCAGTTGCCAATTTCAGAAGAAGGTGGGGTGCAAGTATCAAGATTTCGCAATGATGTATTTTCCCGGAGCCGGGGGTTGCAAGAGATAACTTTTAAAACATTAGTTCCCGTTGTCAATCGATCGTTCCAACCGATTGGCAACATCGCGATAATGTCAATTTTCGAAACCCGCCACATTTTTGGAAAAGAACTCGAGCTTCCTCTGCACGCAATAAATGCAATACTCATAAAGGCAGACGACCGATATGTTTCTGCAATACAACGACGGCTTTATGACCTACCAAACGCAGCCTCTGTTGCCAACCTCAAGGACATGAGGTATGAGATTAATGAAATGATGAAAACTCTAAACATATTCACAGATGTAATGCTCATGTTTGCAATTGCCCTTGCGTCAATTATTATATTCAACGCCACAACGATGAACATCCTGGAACGTACTAGGGAATTTGCTTCTATGAGGGCACTAGGCGTAGGGAGCTGGAAAATTGCGGCTATGGTAACAATTGAAAATTTAAGCACATGGGTTGCAGGAACAATCATTGGCCTGCCAATTGGTCGCCAATTGGCAGATTACTTTGTAAAATTATATACTAGCGAAGCCTTCCATATGCAAACTGTAATCTTTAGCAGAACCTATGCATGGACCCTAGTCGGGATTCTCGCCGCTGTCTTAATTTCACAAATCCCTGGAATACGCTACCTCATGACTCTCGACCTCGCCTCTGCAACCAAAGAGGTCAGCGGCTAA
- a CDS encoding DUF5665 domain-containing protein — protein MSGQDFRDLLDEIKRLDDKISLLIREINRLTNLIEKLKLQQYIQFLLNPRRMAMLSFVNGVLGGLGGAIGATLILALILWILSRLEVVPYIGKFVADIVRIVRKHP, from the coding sequence ATGTCTGGGCAAGATTTCAGAGACCTTTTGGATGAGATTAAACGGTTAGATGACAAAATTAGCTTGCTAATACGAGAGATTAACCGCCTAACTAATTTGATAGAGAAGCTTAAGTTACAGCAATACATTCAGTTTCTTCTAAACCCTCGAAGGATGGCGATGCTTAGTTTTGTTAATGGAGTACTCGGAGGCCTTGGTGGAGCCATAGGAGCGACATTGATATTAGCGTTAATTCTATGGATTCTCAGCCGCCTCGAAGTAGTTCCTTATATCGGCAAGTTTGTAGCGGATATTGTCCGAATAGTCCGCAAGCATCCATAG